In Myxocyprinus asiaticus isolate MX2 ecotype Aquarium Trade chromosome 3, UBuf_Myxa_2, whole genome shotgun sequence, the following proteins share a genomic window:
- the LOC127422912 gene encoding endothelial differentiation-related factor 1 homolog has translation MAESDWDTVTVLRKKGPSAAQAKSKQAITAAQRRGEEVETTKKWSAGQNKQFLVTKNTAKLDSETEELHHHRVSLEVGKVIQQGRQEKGLTQKDLATKINEKPQVIADYESGKAIPNNQVMSKIERAIGLKLRGKDIGQPLEPKTKK, from the exons ATGGCGGAGAGCGACTGGGACACGGTGACCGTTCTGAGGAAGAAAGGACCGTCTGCAGCTCAGGCCAAATCTAAACAG GCGATTACTGCTGCTCAGAGACGCGGAGAGGAAGTGGAGACCACCAAGAAAT GGTCAGCGGGTCAGAATAAGCAGTTTCTAGTGACGAAGAACACTGCGAAACTGGACAGCGAGACAGAGGAGCTTCATCATCACAGAGTTTCACTGGAAGTTGGTAAAGTGATCCAGCAGGGCCGACAGGAGAAGGGTCTGACACAGAAAGATCTGGCCACT AAAATCAATGAGAAACCTCAGGTCATCGCCGACTATGAAAGTGGGAAAGCTATCCCAAATAATCAAGTCATGAGCAAGATTGAGAGAGCCATTG GTTTGAAGCTTCGTGGAAAAGACATTGGACAACCTCTGGAGCCCAAAACCAAGAAATGA